The following proteins come from a genomic window of Actinomarinicola tropica:
- a CDS encoding Flp family type IVb pilin, which yields MLNQFNVLVSWIKARINDERGASLVEYALLVALIAVVCIAAVTFLGETASTQLSNVGTAIDGAN from the coding sequence ATGCTGAACCAGTTCAACGTGCTCGTGTCGTGGATCAAGGCCCGCATCAACGATGAGCGTGGCGCCTCGCTCGTGGAGTACGCCCTCCTCGTGGCCCTCATCGCCGTCGTCTGCATCGCCGCGGTGACCTTCCTCGGCGAGACCGCCAGCACCCAGCTCTCGAACGTCGGCACCGCCATCGACGGCGCCAACTGA
- a CDS encoding nucleotide-binding protein: protein MIPAGMAIAVVDVDQAVRNRLAMQLGENATTFGSVAELRGRLLGHPVVAILGPSCAYGPELAAVEELVRVHREVGAILLSQELSTALLQQALRAGVRDVLGSPVDTAQLVAAVQRVAETLYVPSGGTTTEDPALQSGELGQVMTVFSTKGGAGKSVLAVNLAVSMAQRSERPVVLVDGNLQFGDIAVMLKLAPQHTIVDAVSSIQKLDASLLQSLLSVHESSGLYVLPAPLEPAFADQIGAEEMIRIIDLLRSFAGHVIVDTPAYFNDVVLGLIETSDDVVLVAGMDIPNIKNVKIGLQTMKLLNTPMEKIHLVLNRANSKVKLEIGEVEKTLGIKAEALIPSDVVVPQSVNKGTPVVQTAPKSGVSKSIEELAGHFLPSSARRR from the coding sequence ATGATCCCCGCTGGCATGGCCATCGCGGTCGTCGACGTCGACCAGGCGGTCCGCAACCGCCTCGCCATGCAGCTGGGGGAGAACGCCACCACGTTCGGCAGCGTCGCCGAGCTGCGGGGGCGCCTCCTCGGCCATCCCGTCGTCGCCATCCTCGGTCCGTCGTGTGCCTACGGCCCCGAGCTGGCGGCGGTGGAGGAGCTGGTGCGCGTCCATCGGGAGGTCGGGGCGATCCTCCTCAGCCAGGAGCTGTCGACCGCGCTGCTCCAGCAGGCCCTCCGGGCCGGCGTGCGCGACGTCCTCGGCTCGCCCGTCGACACCGCGCAGCTCGTCGCCGCCGTGCAGCGGGTCGCCGAGACGCTCTACGTGCCCTCCGGCGGCACGACGACCGAGGACCCGGCCCTCCAGTCGGGGGAGCTCGGCCAGGTCATGACCGTCTTCTCGACCAAGGGCGGAGCCGGCAAGTCGGTCCTCGCGGTCAACCTGGCGGTCTCGATGGCCCAGCGCAGCGAGCGTCCGGTGGTGCTCGTCGACGGCAACCTCCAGTTCGGTGACATCGCCGTGATGCTGAAGCTCGCCCCGCAGCACACGATCGTCGACGCCGTCAGCTCGATCCAGAAGCTCGACGCGTCCCTGCTCCAGAGCCTCCTCTCGGTCCACGAGAGCTCGGGGCTCTACGTGCTGCCCGCGCCGTTGGAGCCGGCGTTCGCCGACCAGATCGGCGCCGAGGAGATGATCCGGATCATCGATCTCCTCCGTTCGTTCGCCGGTCACGTGATCGTCGACACGCCGGCCTACTTCAACGATGTGGTCCTGGGTCTCATCGAGACCAGCGACGACGTCGTCCTCGTCGCCGGCATGGACATCCCGAACATCAAGAACGTGAAGATCGGCCTGCAGACGATGAAGCTGCTGAACACGCCGATGGAGAAGATCCACCTCGTCCTCAACCGGGCCAACTCGAAGGTCAAGCTCGAGATCGGCGAGGTCGAGAAGACCCTGGGGATCAAGGCCGAGGCCCTCATCCCGAGCGACGTCGTCGTGCCGCAGTCGGTCAACAAGGGCACGCCGGTCGTCCAGACGGCCCCGAAGTCGGGGGTCAGCAAGTCGATCGAGGAGCTGGCCGGCCACTTCCTGCCGAGCTCCGCCCGCCGGCGCTAG
- a CDS encoding CpaF family protein, whose product MSLYKRLHEQQGTPGTPLAQRRDPVLDELRQRIHHHLIDELGPILYDKRLSEEDLRRRVHEQLSAALAQERTPLTAADKAQLIQDVSDDILGYGPIDRLLKEEAVTEIMVNGPESVYVERSGRIEKDAASFVDETHLRRIIDKIVGQVGRRIDESTPMVDARLPDGSRVNAVIHPLAIGGPFLTIRKFSTDPLQIDDLIRFGTLNAQSARFLQACVVGRLNVIVSGGTGTGKTTTLNVLSSFIPSDERIVTVEDAKELQLHQDHVLSLEARPPNIEGRGQVTIRELVKNCLRMRPDRIVVGECRSGEALDMLQAMNTGHDGSITTVHSNSPRDTLSRIETMTLMAGFDLPVRAIREQMASALDLIVHLTRLRDGTRRITHITEVQGMEGDVITLQDIFLFDYGMGVDEHGRFRGHLKATGVRPKFAEKLADLGIRLGPEVFQPEPMGQRAVGR is encoded by the coding sequence ATGTCGTTGTACAAGAGGCTCCACGAACAGCAGGGGACCCCGGGCACGCCGCTCGCGCAGCGGCGCGACCCGGTCCTCGACGAGCTCCGCCAGCGGATCCACCACCACCTCATCGACGAGCTGGGCCCGATCCTCTACGACAAGCGGCTGAGCGAGGAGGACCTGCGCCGTCGGGTCCACGAGCAGCTGTCGGCCGCCCTCGCCCAGGAGCGGACGCCGCTGACCGCCGCCGACAAGGCGCAGCTCATCCAGGACGTCTCCGACGACATCCTCGGCTACGGCCCGATCGACCGGCTCCTGAAGGAGGAGGCTGTCACCGAGATCATGGTGAACGGCCCCGAGAGCGTCTACGTGGAGCGGTCAGGTCGCATCGAGAAGGACGCGGCCTCGTTCGTCGACGAGACGCACCTGCGTCGCATCATCGACAAGATCGTCGGCCAGGTCGGCCGTCGCATCGACGAGTCGACCCCCATGGTGGACGCTCGGCTGCCCGACGGCTCCCGCGTGAACGCGGTGATCCACCCGCTGGCGATCGGCGGCCCCTTCCTCACCATCCGGAAGTTCTCCACCGACCCGCTCCAGATCGACGACCTCATCCGCTTCGGCACGCTGAACGCCCAGTCGGCGCGGTTCCTGCAGGCCTGCGTCGTCGGCCGGCTCAACGTGATCGTCTCCGGCGGTACCGGCACCGGCAAGACGACGACCCTCAACGTGCTGTCGTCGTTCATCCCCTCCGACGAGCGCATCGTCACCGTCGAGGACGCCAAGGAGCTCCAGCTCCACCAGGACCACGTGCTGTCGCTCGAGGCCCGGCCGCCGAACATCGAGGGCCGTGGCCAGGTCACGATCCGCGAGCTGGTCAAGAACTGCCTCCGGATGCGTCCCGACCGCATCGTCGTGGGCGAGTGCCGCTCCGGCGAGGCCCTCGACATGCTCCAGGCCATGAACACGGGCCACGACGGCTCGATCACGACGGTCCACTCGAACAGCCCCCGCGACACCCTGTCCCGCATCGAGACGATGACGCTGATGGCCGGCTTCGACCTGCCGGTCCGGGCCATCCGTGAGCAGATGGCGTCGGCCCTCGACCTCATCGTGCACCTCACCCGTCTGCGGGACGGCACCCGCCGCATCACCCACATCACCGAGGTGCAGGGCATGGAGGGCGACGTCATCACCCTCCAGGACATCTTCCTGTTCGACTACGGCATGGGCGTCGACGAGCACGGTCGCTTCCGGGGGCACCTCAAGGCCACCGGCGTGCGACCGAAGTTCGCCGAGAAGCTCGCCGACCTCGGCATCCGCCTCGGCCCCGAGGTGTTCCAGCCCGAGCCGATGGGGCAGCGGGCGGTGGGTCGGTGA
- the rpsA gene encoding 30S ribosomal protein S1 — protein sequence MGTFDEKGEYTPRQVVENDLGSMSLDEAYSASMVDVEDGQIVEGSVVKVDRDEVLLDIGYKSEGVIPSRELSIRNDVDPSEIVSLGDRVEALVLQKEDKEGRLILSKKRAQYERAWGTIEAIKEAEGVVSGPVIEVVKGGLILDIGLRGFLPASLVELRRVRDLQPYVGRTLEAKIIELDKNRNNVVLSRRAWLEETQKEQREDFLANLKPGEVRQGVVSSVVNFGAFVDLGGMDGLVHVSELSWKHVDHPGSVVAVGDEITVQVLEVDLDRERISLSLKATQQDPWQEFASNHRVGELVYGRVTKLVPFGAFVQVGDGIEGLVHISEMSAHHVDLPEQVVTPGEELWVKIIDLDLQRRRISLSIKQAAEGGVVAAEYQEHFGEHAYDDEGNYIGGATETPSDAEAAWAEYYAEHPEEAQAVVEAAEADAAAEGDAPAGGEADEAQPEG from the coding sequence ATGGGGACCTTCGACGAGAAGGGTGAGTACACCCCCCGCCAGGTCGTCGAGAACGACCTGGGGAGCATGTCCCTCGACGAGGCGTACTCGGCGAGCATGGTCGACGTCGAGGACGGCCAGATCGTCGAGGGCTCCGTGGTCAAGGTCGACCGCGACGAGGTCCTCCTCGACATCGGCTACAAGTCCGAGGGTGTGATCCCCAGCCGCGAGCTGTCGATCCGCAACGACGTCGACCCCTCCGAGATCGTCTCGCTCGGCGACCGCGTCGAGGCCCTCGTCCTCCAGAAGGAGGACAAGGAGGGCCGCCTGATCCTGTCGAAGAAGCGGGCCCAGTACGAGCGGGCCTGGGGCACGATCGAGGCCATCAAGGAGGCCGAGGGCGTCGTCTCCGGTCCGGTCATCGAGGTCGTCAAGGGCGGCCTGATCCTCGACATCGGCCTGCGGGGCTTCCTCCCGGCGTCGCTCGTCGAGCTGCGCCGCGTCCGCGACCTGCAGCCCTACGTCGGGCGCACGCTCGAGGCCAAGATCATCGAGCTCGACAAGAACCGCAACAACGTGGTCCTCTCCCGTCGGGCCTGGCTCGAGGAGACGCAGAAGGAGCAGCGCGAGGACTTCCTCGCCAACCTGAAGCCGGGCGAGGTCCGCCAGGGCGTCGTCTCCTCGGTGGTCAACTTCGGCGCCTTCGTCGACCTCGGCGGCATGGACGGCCTCGTCCACGTGTCCGAGCTGTCGTGGAAGCACGTCGACCACCCCGGTTCGGTCGTGGCCGTCGGCGACGAGATCACCGTCCAGGTGCTCGAGGTCGACCTCGACCGGGAGCGCATCAGCCTCTCGCTCAAGGCCACCCAGCAGGATCCGTGGCAGGAGTTCGCCTCCAACCACCGCGTCGGCGAGCTCGTCTACGGCCGGGTCACCAAGCTCGTGCCCTTCGGCGCCTTCGTCCAGGTGGGTGACGGCATCGAGGGACTCGTCCACATCTCGGAGATGTCGGCCCACCATGTCGACCTCCCCGAGCAGGTCGTCACGCCGGGCGAGGAGCTCTGGGTCAAGATCATCGACCTCGACCTCCAGCGCCGCCGCATCAGCCTCTCGATCAAGCAGGCCGCCGAGGGCGGTGTCGTCGCCGCCGAGTACCAGGAGCACTTCGGCGAGCACGCCTACGACGACGAGGGCAACTACATCGGTGGCGCCACCGAGACGCCCTCCGACGCCGAGGCCGCGTGGGCCGAGTACTACGCCGAGCACCCCGAGGAGGCTCAGGCCGTCGTCGAGGCGGCGGAGGCCGACGCTGCCGCCGAGGGCGACGCCCCGGCCGGGGGCGAGGCCGACGAGGCTCAGCCCGAGGGGTGA
- a CDS encoding type II secretion system F family protein, with protein sequence MRRRLALVCALLLVALAGWAPGAVAQDQDSSERLRIRSIDSTDPTDVRMVVEYSGDPAALEGATIRENGEERSVNAVSALPATRSALVIAVDTSEAMDAGGALVQTREAVSAIIRDAPEGQTIGLVSFGGNAARVVQRLTTDRERLLAAVENLAPSGGSSLLNGVVTASDLVATGEGRQREIILVAGGPITSSTVTGSRARGALVTSRATLYTLGLENRGVDGGTLRSLTDATGGIYTAQESPSAIADVLEGYAAVVADNHVLTYASAEGTGPVDLELDVADASTSVSFVSGGVAEGAANLRPVTASEPGGVGFLRDNGLLIGIGLVLLAVALAIYAVVSLLTPDAGSLDAVLEQYTEPAAPSPYDDEGDSSLAKTAFIQRAVSLTEGFAERQGLLAKIEAMLERANLPLRAAEALFFYAAGVGLLLLLALVLTRNLLGAVVVVLIGILIPPAVVNFLASRRQKAFESQLPDTLQLLSGTLRAGYSLMQGVEAVSREVSEPMGQELRRVVTESRLGRPLEESLEASAERMDSGDFAWAVMAIRIQREVGGNLAELLLTVADTMTQRERLRRDVAALTAEGKISAIVLGLLPIGLGIAMWMLNRDYISALFDTRLGNFLLGGAIILAGVGFYWMKKVIEVDI encoded by the coding sequence GTGAGGCGACGTCTGGCGCTCGTCTGCGCCCTCCTCCTCGTCGCCCTCGCCGGGTGGGCCCCAGGAGCGGTCGCCCAGGACCAGGACAGCTCCGAGCGGCTGCGGATCCGCTCGATCGACAGCACCGACCCCACCGACGTCCGCATGGTCGTCGAGTACAGCGGTGACCCCGCAGCCCTCGAGGGCGCGACCATCCGGGAGAACGGTGAGGAGCGCTCGGTCAACGCGGTCAGCGCCCTGCCGGCCACCCGCTCGGCGCTCGTCATCGCGGTGGACACCTCCGAGGCGATGGACGCCGGCGGCGCGCTCGTCCAGACGCGCGAGGCGGTGTCCGCGATCATCCGCGACGCCCCGGAGGGCCAGACCATCGGGCTGGTCTCGTTCGGTGGGAACGCCGCTCGGGTGGTGCAGCGGCTCACGACGGATCGGGAGCGGCTGCTCGCGGCGGTCGAGAACCTGGCCCCGAGCGGCGGCAGCTCGCTGCTCAACGGCGTCGTCACAGCGTCCGACCTCGTCGCCACGGGCGAAGGCCGCCAGCGCGAGATCATCTTGGTCGCGGGTGGCCCGATCACCTCGTCGACGGTCACCGGGAGTCGTGCCCGCGGCGCACTCGTCACGTCGCGGGCGACGCTGTACACGCTCGGCCTCGAGAACCGAGGCGTCGACGGCGGCACGCTGCGCAGCCTCACCGATGCCACCGGTGGCATCTACACCGCCCAGGAGAGCCCGTCGGCCATCGCCGACGTGCTCGAGGGCTACGCAGCCGTCGTCGCCGACAACCACGTGCTCACCTACGCCTCGGCAGAGGGCACCGGTCCGGTCGACCTGGAGCTGGACGTGGCCGATGCGTCGACCTCGGTGTCGTTCGTCAGCGGCGGCGTCGCCGAGGGGGCCGCGAACCTACGTCCGGTGACTGCGAGCGAACCCGGCGGCGTGGGCTTCCTGAGGGACAACGGCTTGCTGATCGGCATCGGGCTCGTCCTGCTCGCAGTGGCGCTCGCGATCTACGCCGTGGTGTCGCTGCTGACTCCCGATGCCGGCAGCCTCGACGCCGTGCTCGAGCAGTACACCGAACCCGCCGCCCCCTCGCCGTACGACGACGAGGGCGACAGCTCCCTCGCGAAGACCGCGTTCATCCAGCGAGCGGTCAGCCTCACCGAGGGCTTCGCCGAGCGCCAGGGCCTGCTGGCCAAGATCGAGGCCATGCTCGAGCGGGCGAACCTGCCCCTCCGCGCTGCCGAGGCCCTGTTCTTCTACGCCGCCGGCGTCGGTCTCCTCCTCCTGCTCGCCCTCGTGCTGACGAGGAACCTGCTCGGTGCGGTGGTCGTGGTGCTGATCGGCATCCTCATCCCGCCGGCGGTGGTCAACTTCCTCGCCTCCCGTCGCCAGAAGGCGTTCGAGTCGCAGCTGCCGGACACCCTCCAGCTGCTGTCCGGCACGCTGCGGGCCGGCTACTCCCTCATGCAGGGCGTCGAGGCGGTGTCCCGTGAGGTCTCTGAGCCGATGGGTCAGGAGCTCCGACGGGTCGTCACCGAATCTCGTCTCGGTCGGCCCCTCGAGGAGTCGCTCGAGGCCTCGGCGGAGCGCATGGACAGCGGCGACTTCGCGTGGGCGGTCATGGCCATCCGCATCCAGCGGGAGGTCGGCGGCAACCTCGCGGAGCTCCTCCTGACCGTGGCCGACACGATGACCCAGCGCGAGCGGCTCCGCCGTGACGTCGCGGCGCTCACCGCCGAGGGCAAGATCAGCGCCATCGTGCTCGGGCTCCTCCCGATCGGGCTCGGCATCGCGATGTGGATGCTGAACCGTGACTACATCTCCGCGCTGTTCGACACGCGGCTCGGCAACTTCCTGCTCGGTGGGGCGATCATCCTCGCCGGCGTCGGCTTCTACTGGATGAAGAAGGTGATCGAGGTTGACATCTGA
- a CDS encoding Flp family type IVb pilin: protein MSTHSSSDQSPASHLDDSERGASLVEYALLVALIAVVCIGAVAFLGETTGRDLSESTSQMFLSG from the coding sequence GTGAGCACACACAGCTCGTCCGACCAGTCCCCGGCCAGCCACCTCGACGACTCCGAGCGCGGTGCCTCCCTCGTGGAGTACGCCCTGCTCGTCGCTCTGATCGCCGTGGTCTGCATCGGCGCAGTCGCCTTCCTCGGCGAGACCACGGGCCGCGACCTCTCGGAATCGACGAGCCAGATGTTCCTGTCCGGCTGA
- the cpaB gene encoding Flp pilus assembly protein CpaB — translation MILIAAIAVGAIAAFALFSYVQGIEDRANEDAELIEVFKVAQDIPKGLPGEQATAESYIERSEIPRQFLPANYTRSLETIEGKVALNDLSANQVLVEGMFVDPAAALITFSERLEDGDVAITVSVDQVRGVAGLLVPGDRVNIMVANQLEDSVPVVGSEGEETRYQQPARYLYHDVPIIAIGRSAVPQPGETVDPAAAETGTGTITFAVPPEAAQRIASVDPTSIYLSLVPPDYTAEAIPPLDLQESLPGEDGGRLTPFGPEGRE, via the coding sequence TTGATCCTCATCGCAGCGATCGCAGTCGGCGCCATCGCCGCCTTCGCGCTGTTCAGCTACGTGCAGGGGATCGAGGACCGCGCCAACGAGGACGCCGAGCTCATCGAGGTGTTCAAGGTCGCCCAGGACATCCCGAAGGGGCTCCCCGGCGAGCAGGCCACGGCCGAGAGCTACATCGAGCGCTCGGAGATCCCGCGCCAGTTCCTCCCCGCCAACTACACCCGCTCGCTCGAGACGATCGAGGGCAAGGTGGCGCTCAACGACCTGTCGGCCAACCAGGTCCTCGTCGAGGGCATGTTCGTCGACCCCGCGGCGGCGCTCATCACCTTCTCCGAGCGGCTCGAGGACGGCGACGTCGCCATCACCGTGTCGGTCGACCAGGTGCGTGGCGTGGCCGGCCTCCTCGTCCCCGGCGACCGGGTGAACATCATGGTCGCCAACCAGCTCGAGGACTCGGTCCCGGTGGTCGGCTCGGAGGGCGAGGAGACCCGGTACCAGCAGCCGGCCCGCTACCTCTACCACGACGTCCCGATCATCGCGATCGGCCGGTCGGCGGTGCCCCAGCCCGGCGAGACCGTCGACCCCGCCGCCGCCGAGACCGGCACCGGCACGATCACCTTCGCCGTGCCGCCCGAGGCCGCCCAGCGGATCGCCTCGGTCGACCCGACGAGCATCTACCTCTCGCTCGTGCCGCCCGACTACACCGCAGAGGCCATCCCGCCGCTCGATCTCCAGGAGAGCCTGCCCGGCGAGGACGGCGGCCGCCTGACCCCGTTCGGCCCCGAAGGCCGGGAGTGA
- a CDS encoding class I SAM-dependent methyltransferase, whose translation MSGGSHWFEGLADHMGAAYLRYSFTKGTEQEVDHLVSALDLRPGDRVLDVGCGPGRHAHALGRRGIEVHGVDISQRFVDLARRDAPDGVTFSRADARALSFEAEFDAAISLCQGAFGLVAGPAAEGASSIDPDLDVLVGMSRALRPGGRLALSAFSAYFQVRYLEDHDGFDAERGVNHERTTIRSEAGEATEVDLWTSCFTPRELRLLVDAAGLRLRHLWSVTPGDYAARPPDLDHPELLVIADRVG comes from the coding sequence GTGAGCGGCGGCTCCCACTGGTTCGAGGGGCTGGCCGACCACATGGGCGCCGCGTACCTGCGGTACTCGTTCACCAAGGGCACCGAGCAGGAGGTCGACCACCTGGTGTCGGCGCTCGACCTGCGACCCGGGGACCGGGTCCTCGACGTGGGCTGCGGCCCGGGGCGCCACGCCCACGCGCTGGGCCGCCGGGGCATCGAGGTCCACGGCGTCGACATCTCCCAGCGCTTCGTCGACCTCGCCCGGCGTGACGCCCCCGACGGCGTCACGTTCTCGCGCGCCGATGCCCGAGCCCTGTCGTTCGAGGCCGAGTTCGACGCCGCCATCTCGCTGTGCCAGGGCGCCTTCGGCCTCGTCGCCGGGCCCGCGGCGGAGGGCGCGTCGTCGATCGACCCCGACCTCGACGTGCTCGTCGGGATGTCACGGGCCCTGCGACCGGGCGGGCGGCTCGCCCTCTCGGCGTTCTCTGCCTACTTCCAGGTCCGCTACCTGGAGGACCACGACGGCTTCGACGCCGAGAGGGGGGTCAACCACGAGCGCACGACCATCCGGTCGGAGGCGGGCGAGGCCACCGAGGTCGACCTGTGGACCTCGTGCTTCACGCCCCGCGAGCTGCGGCTCCTCGTCGACGCCGCCGGCCTGCGGCTGCGGCACCTGTGGTCCGTGACGCCCGGCGACTACGCGGCGCGCCCGCCGGATCTCGACCACCCGGAGCTCCTGGTGATCGCCGACAGGGTCGGGTGA
- a CDS encoding type II secretion system F family protein, whose protein sequence is MTSDLPLELVVIGIGVAIGLAIYFFLSQAEDRSVVRDSLRQLDGYEVENVRDQELLNPLSDRAIKPVLQGLTGLGRRFTPVGYVDQVKQKLIRSGKAGPDAADRFLAVRVITVALVPVVFVVWYLVNPLGMDGMMQHAVFGFAAFALIAGPDAILNRNVEARQYELRRQLPDIMDILVISVEAGLGFEQAIDRVVQSVPGALSDEFSRMLGEVRAGSSRADAMRALEERTDVPEIRSFVLSILQADTFGVSIGRVLRSQADEMRIKRRQLAQERAQKAPVKMMVPMVFCVFPALFVVVLGPAIINIRESFS, encoded by the coding sequence TTGACATCTGACCTGCCCCTCGAGCTGGTCGTCATCGGGATCGGTGTCGCGATCGGTCTCGCCATCTACTTCTTCCTCTCTCAGGCCGAGGACCGATCGGTCGTCCGCGACTCGCTCCGGCAGCTCGACGGCTACGAGGTCGAGAACGTCCGCGACCAGGAGCTGCTCAACCCGCTCTCGGACCGGGCGATCAAGCCCGTCCTCCAGGGCCTGACCGGCCTGGGACGGCGCTTCACGCCCGTCGGCTACGTCGATCAGGTGAAGCAGAAGCTCATCAGGTCCGGCAAGGCTGGTCCCGACGCTGCCGATCGCTTCCTCGCCGTGCGCGTCATCACCGTGGCCCTCGTGCCCGTCGTGTTCGTCGTGTGGTACCTGGTCAACCCGCTCGGGATGGACGGGATGATGCAGCACGCGGTCTTCGGCTTCGCTGCCTTCGCGCTCATCGCCGGGCCCGACGCCATCCTCAACCGCAACGTCGAGGCCCGCCAGTACGAGCTGCGGCGCCAGCTACCCGACATCATGGACATCCTCGTGATCTCGGTCGAGGCCGGCCTGGGCTTCGAGCAGGCCATCGATCGGGTCGTGCAGTCGGTGCCCGGGGCCCTGTCCGACGAGTTCTCCCGGATGCTGGGCGAGGTGCGAGCCGGCTCCAGCCGCGCCGACGCCATGCGCGCGCTCGAGGAGCGCACGGACGTGCCGGAGATCCGGTCGTTCGTGCTCTCGATCCTCCAGGCCGACACCTTCGGCGTGTCGATCGGCCGGGTCCTGCGGTCCCAGGCCGACGAGATGCGCATCAAGCGCCGCCAGCTGGCCCAAGAGCGAGCCCAGAAGGCACCGGTGAAGATGATGGTGCCGATGGTGTTCTGCGTCTTCCCGGCGCTGTTCGTCGTCGTGCTGGGCCCCGCCATCATCAACATCCGCGAGAGCTTCAGCTGA